A region from the Spirochaeta thermophila DSM 6192 genome encodes:
- a CDS encoding ZIP family metal transporter, whose protein sequence is MQWFVDAHVILQAFLATLFTWGMTALGAGGVFLFPNPSRKVMDAMLGFAAGVMIAASFWSLLNPSIDLSEQMGLPPWLPPLVGFLLGAAFIRLIDVILPHLHLGEPIERAEGVHTTWKKTLLLVLAITLHNIPEGLAVGVAFGAVGAGIPSADLAGAVALALGIGIQNFPEGLAVSGPLRREGMSPARSFFWGQLSAVVEPVAAVLGAAFVLAMQPVLPYALAFAAGAMIFVVIEEVIPESQLSGNSDVSTLGAIAGFAVMMTLDVALG, encoded by the coding sequence ATGCAGTGGTTCGTGGATGCACACGTGATCCTTCAGGCCTTTCTCGCCACCCTGTTCACCTGGGGCATGACGGCGCTCGGGGCGGGAGGGGTCTTCCTCTTTCCCAATCCCTCGCGCAAGGTGATGGACGCCATGCTGGGGTTCGCGGCGGGTGTGATGATCGCCGCGAGCTTCTGGTCGCTCCTCAACCCGTCGATCGACCTCTCGGAACAGATGGGTCTTCCTCCCTGGTTGCCGCCGCTCGTGGGCTTTCTCCTGGGGGCGGCCTTCATCCGGCTCATCGACGTGATCCTTCCCCACCTCCACCTCGGGGAGCCGATAGAGCGGGCGGAGGGGGTCCACACGACCTGGAAGAAGACCCTCCTCCTGGTGCTCGCCATCACCCTCCACAACATCCCCGAGGGGCTCGCCGTGGGGGTGGCGTTTGGTGCGGTGGGGGCGGGTATCCCCTCTGCCGACCTCGCCGGGGCGGTGGCCCTCGCCCTGGGGATAGGGATCCAGAACTTCCCGGAGGGGCTCGCGGTCTCTGGGCCTCTCAGGCGTGAGGGGATGAGTCCGGCCAGGAGCTTCTTCTGGGGGCAGCTCTCCGCTGTGGTGGAGCCTGTGGCCGCGGTGCTCGGCGCGGCGTTCGTGCTCGCCATGCAGCCTGTGCTCCCGTATGCCCTCGCCTTTGCCGCCGGGGCCATGATCTTCGTGGTGATAGAGGAGGTGATCCCCGAGTCCCAGCTCTCGGGCAACTCGGATGTCTCGACCCTCGGCGCGATCGCGGGGTTTGCGGTGATGATGACCCTGGACGTGGCGTTGGGGTAG
- the rph gene encoding ribonuclease PH: protein MRPVSFEAGVLAYPAGSCLVSFGNTKVLCAASIEEGVPPFIEQEGEGWLTAEYAMLPASVPEGRKRRERDSRAVEIQRFIGRSLRAAVDRTRLGPYTIVMDCDVLQADGGTRTAAISGGWVALYQALGKLAEMQGVEGPDYFLVGQVAAVSVGMVEGRLVADLDFAHDLAAQVDMNVVMCDDRLVEVQGNGEKGSFTRDELDAMLDLAAREIRIIYEAQRAALGIG from the coding sequence ATGAGACCTGTGTCGTTTGAAGCGGGGGTCCTCGCCTATCCCGCAGGTTCGTGTCTGGTCTCGTTCGGCAACACCAAGGTGCTGTGTGCTGCCTCCATAGAGGAGGGGGTGCCGCCGTTCATCGAGCAGGAGGGCGAGGGGTGGCTCACGGCCGAGTACGCCATGCTCCCTGCGAGCGTGCCCGAGGGGCGGAAGCGGAGGGAACGGGACAGCAGGGCGGTGGAGATCCAGCGGTTCATCGGGAGATCGCTCAGGGCCGCGGTCGACCGGACGAGGCTCGGCCCTTACACCATAGTGATGGATTGCGATGTGCTCCAGGCGGATGGGGGGACGAGGACGGCGGCCATAAGCGGGGGATGGGTGGCGCTCTACCAGGCCCTCGGAAAGCTCGCCGAGATGCAGGGGGTGGAGGGGCCGGACTACTTCCTGGTAGGGCAGGTGGCCGCGGTGAGCGTGGGGATGGTGGAGGGGAGGCTCGTGGCCGATCTGGATTTCGCGCACGATCTTGCCGCCCAGGTGGACATGAATGTGGTGATGTGTGACGATCGGCTGGTTGAGGTGCAGGGGAACGGGGAGAAGGGATCCTTCACCCGGGATGAGCTCGATGCCATGCTCGATCTGGCCGCACGGGAGATCCGTATCATCTACGAGGCCCAGCGTGCGGCCCTGGGGATAGGGTGA
- a CDS encoding nucleotidyltransferase domain-containing protein yields MRRVQSLPSVKAFFLERETLKVRLRETIEECSARFPEVVEVRVFGSVARGEETGLSDVDLLVVIREGPDDPLERMRPYFLFFCERIPLSLDVLVVREDELHLFEGLYRESRTVTEL; encoded by the coding sequence GTGCGGCGCGTACAATCCTTGCCTTCTGTGAAGGCGTTCTTTCTGGAGAGAGAGACGCTTAAGGTACGACTCAGGGAGACTATCGAGGAGTGTAGCGCTCGTTTCCCTGAAGTGGTAGAGGTGCGCGTGTTCGGGTCTGTGGCACGGGGGGAAGAGACAGGGCTGAGCGACGTGGATCTCCTTGTCGTGATACGCGAGGGGCCCGATGACCCCCTTGAAAGGATGAGGCCGTACTTCTTGTTCTTCTGCGAAAGGATCCCTCTCAGTCTGGATGTGCTGGTGGTGAGGGAGGATGAGCTCCACCTCTTCGAGGGGCTCTATCGGGAGAGCCGCACGGTCACGGAGCTGTGA
- a CDS encoding HEPN domain-containing protein — protein sequence MNRWRDWYSQGVRDLEKACLDAEEGYHEWACFTAQQAAEKVTKALALRVGVEVWGHSVREILQVVSERVHIPPAVMDAARILDLYYIPPRYPNGFPSGRPADYFTRRESEEALRAARTILAFCEGVLSGERDA from the coding sequence ATGAACCGTTGGAGAGATTGGTACAGCCAGGGTGTGCGGGATCTCGAGAAGGCGTGCCTCGATGCGGAGGAGGGCTATCATGAGTGGGCGTGTTTCACCGCTCAACAAGCTGCAGAGAAGGTGACGAAAGCCCTCGCATTACGTGTGGGTGTTGAAGTCTGGGGCCATTCCGTGAGAGAGATTCTCCAGGTGGTCTCGGAAAGGGTGCATATCCCCCCGGCCGTGATGGATGCGGCGCGGATTCTTGATCTCTACTATATTCCTCCACGGTATCCCAATGGGTTCCCGAGCGGACGACCTGCCGATTATTTTACCCGACGGGAGTCAGAGGAGGCCCTGCGTGCGGCGCGTACAATCCTTGCCTTCTGTGAAGGCGTTCTTTCTGGAGAGAGAGACGCTTAA
- a CDS encoding ABC transporter ATP-binding protein: protein MIEVQHLTKRYGIHTAVHDVSFSIQKGEIVGFLGPNGAGKSTTMNILTGYLSATEGTVVIDGVKLLEEPEECKKKIGYLPENPPLYGHLTVDEFLRFVADLKHVPKRRQKEHLESIMEKVGILHVRGRLVRNLSKGYKQRVGLAQALVGDPEILILDEPTIGLDPRQIIDIRTLIKDLGKDRTVILSSHILPEVSMVCKRVLIINSGVIVADDTPENLAKRLMGTNTLLLRIEGTREEVEKALALVKEVQELEFRPSQEEGTVEVVAKAPEETDIRKAVFTACARADLPILQMRSLDISLEDIFLQLVTQESQTKEAIA from the coding sequence GTGATCGAAGTACAGCATCTCACCAAACGCTACGGCATCCACACGGCGGTCCACGACGTGAGTTTCAGCATCCAGAAAGGAGAGATCGTGGGGTTCCTCGGCCCCAACGGCGCGGGGAAGAGCACCACCATGAACATCCTCACCGGGTATCTCTCGGCCACCGAGGGCACCGTCGTCATCGACGGGGTGAAGCTCCTCGAAGAGCCGGAGGAGTGCAAGAAGAAGATCGGCTACCTGCCCGAGAACCCGCCCCTCTACGGCCACCTCACGGTGGACGAGTTCCTCAGGTTCGTCGCCGACCTCAAACACGTACCGAAGCGACGCCAGAAAGAACACCTCGAGTCGATCATGGAGAAGGTGGGGATCCTCCACGTGAGGGGACGCCTGGTGCGCAACCTCTCGAAGGGGTACAAGCAGCGCGTGGGGCTCGCACAGGCCCTCGTAGGGGATCCCGAGATCCTCATCCTGGACGAGCCCACTATAGGCCTCGACCCCAGACAGATCATCGACATCCGCACCCTCATCAAGGACCTCGGGAAGGACAGGACCGTGATCCTGAGCTCCCACATCCTCCCCGAGGTGAGCATGGTGTGCAAACGGGTGCTCATCATCAACAGCGGGGTCATCGTGGCCGACGACACCCCTGAGAACCTCGCCAAGCGGCTCATGGGTACCAACACCCTGCTCCTCCGTATCGAGGGCACGAGAGAGGAGGTGGAGAAGGCCCTCGCGCTCGTCAAAGAGGTGCAGGAGCTGGAGTTCCGCCCCTCCCAGGAAGAGGGCACGGTCGAGGTGGTCGCCAAGGCTCCCGAAGAGACCGACATCCGCAAGGCCGTCTTCACCGCCTGCGCCAGGGCCGACCTCCCCATACTCCAGATGCGATCGCTCGACATCTCGCTCGAGGACATCTTCCTCCAGCTCGTCACCCAGGAATCCCAGACCAAGGAGGCAATCGCATGA
- a CDS encoding ABC transporter permease, producing MKAIYKKELLTYFVSPLGYVFMGLFLLTTGFFFATGNLFTRSPEYASFFSSVIMVFLFSAPILTMRLLSEEKNQKTDQLLLTAPVPVWQIVTGKFLAAFTVFALTLLATVVYAVIIEIHGSLPFWETVGSYVGFLLLGGCYIAVGTFISAVTENQITAGLVTFFAILFFILIDSIANALPADATAGAVFAVLLIGALGFYLYSTTRNPLLAAAVLLVGILAIGIGYGVEKSVFERLIQKVLGWFSINKRYQEFGLGIFNVSSLVYYLSFITFFLFITTHALEKRRWS from the coding sequence ATGAAGGCGATCTACAAGAAGGAACTGCTCACCTACTTCGTGAGTCCGCTGGGTTACGTCTTCATGGGGCTCTTCCTCCTCACCACGGGCTTCTTCTTCGCCACGGGGAATCTCTTCACGAGGAGCCCTGAATACGCGAGCTTCTTCTCCTCGGTCATCATGGTCTTCCTCTTCTCCGCCCCCATCCTCACCATGAGGCTCCTCTCGGAGGAGAAGAACCAGAAGACCGACCAGCTCCTCCTCACCGCCCCCGTGCCGGTATGGCAGATCGTCACAGGGAAGTTCCTCGCCGCCTTCACGGTCTTTGCGCTCACCCTCCTCGCCACCGTGGTGTATGCGGTGATCATCGAGATCCACGGCTCCCTTCCCTTCTGGGAGACGGTGGGAAGCTATGTGGGATTCCTCCTCCTGGGTGGGTGCTACATCGCAGTGGGCACCTTCATCTCGGCGGTCACCGAGAACCAGATCACCGCGGGCCTGGTGACCTTCTTCGCCATCCTCTTCTTCATCCTCATCGACAGCATTGCGAACGCACTCCCTGCGGACGCCACCGCCGGTGCCGTATTTGCCGTACTCCTGATAGGAGCCCTCGGATTCTATCTCTACAGCACCACCAGGAATCCCCTCCTCGCCGCAGCGGTACTCCTCGTCGGCATCCTCGCCATAGGTATCGGCTACGGTGTCGAGAAGAGCGTGTTCGAACGTCTCATACAGAAGGTGCTCGGCTGGTTTTCCATCAACAAGAGGTACCAGGAGTTCGGTCTCGGGATCTTCAACGTGAGTTCCCTCGTCTACTACCTCTCGTTCATCACCTTCTTCCTCTTCATCACCACCCACGCGCTCGAGAAGCGGCGCTGGTCGTAA